In Paenacidovorax monticola, the genomic window GCACGGGCGCGCTGATCGCCTACGCCCGCGACGTGCTGCGCACGGGCCTGGAGGCGGCCCGTGGCTTTGCCGACTGGCTGATCCTGTCCGGCAACCTGGAGCGCGCTACGCGCGACCTGCGCCTGACGGCGGGACGGCATGCACCGGGCAGCCGCCTGCCATGGCCGGGGCGGGAGCCCCAGGGGGTGTCCGCCGTAGCCTGGCAGCCGGCGCTGGATGCCGTCGCGCATGCCTGCCATGCCCTGGTGTCGGCATTGGACGGCGTGCAGGAGATGGCGCCCGACCTGGCGCGCCTGCGCGTGCGCGGGGCGGAGCTGATGGAGCGCATGGCGGGCTTCACCCGCCCCTGCGGCCCAGACGCCGTGCGCTGGCTGGATATAGGGACCCAGCTGCGCTTCGTGGAGTCACCCCTGGACATTGCGCAGACGGTGCGCTCGCGCCTGCTCGGGGTGGGGGAGGGTACGACCGGCGAGGCGGTGGCGCCACGCAGGGCCTGGATCTTCACGTCCGCCACGCTGGGCGACGATGCCGGGCTGCGCTGGTTCACCGAGCCGTGTGGCCTGGAGGACGCCGAGATCCTGCGCGTGGACAGTCCCTTCGACTATGCGCGCCAGTCCGCGCTCTACGTGCCGCGCGGCATGCCCCATCCCGCCGATCCGGCCCACAGCCTCCAGGTGGCGGCCTTGGCGGGCGAGGCCGCCGGACGCCTGGGCGGGCGCACCCTGGTGCTCACCACCACGCTGAAGGCGCTGCATGCCATCGGGGCGGCGCTGCAGCAGCGCCTGCAGGGCGCCGGCATCGAGGTGCTCGTGCAGGGGCAGTGGCCCAAGCACAGGCTGCTGGAGCGGTTCCGCCAGGGCAGTGCGGCTGGCCGGGCCGGCTGCGTACTGGTGGCCTCTGCCAGCTTCTGGGAAGGGGTGGATGTGCCCGGCGACGCGTTGCAGCTGGTGGTGATCGACAAACTGCCGTTCCCGCCGCCCGGGGATCCGCTGGTGGATGCGCGCTCCCAGCGCCTGGAGGCGGCGGGGCGCAGCGCGTTCCGCGACTACGCGCTGCCCGAGGCGACCGTGGCGCTCAAGCAGGGGGCGGGGCGGCTGATCCGCCATGAATCCGACCGGGGCATCCTGGTCGTGTGCGATCCGCGCCTGCTCGGCATGGGCTATGGCAAGCGCCTGCTGGCGGCATTGCCGCCCATGCGGCGGCTGGCGGATGGGGGGGCGTTCGACGCGGCGCTGGAGGCGCTTACCAGAACTTCCACCACGGATTGCTCCGCGCCTTGAAGCCGCCCTTGGCGTAGGCGCTCTGAGGGTAGGAGGCGTCCATCACGCGCATGGCGTCATCGCGCAGCTGGGTCATGCCCAGGGCGTCGTAGGAGCGGACCAGGATGTACAGCGCTTCCTCCAGCGCGGGTACGCCTTCGTAGTCGGCAATGGCCTGCTGGGCCCGGCCGATGGCCGCCACGTAGGCGCCGCGCTCGTAGTAGTAGCGGGCCACATGCACCTCGTACTGTGCCAGCGAGTTGACGATGTAGGTCATGCGCTGGCGCGCGTCCTGCGCGTAGCGCGAGTCGGGAAAGCGGGTGGTGAGCTCGCGGAACGACTCGAAGGAGTCCTTGGCGGCCTTCTGGTCGCGCTCCGACAGGTCCTGGCGCGACAGCCAGGAGAACATGCCCAGGTTGTCGTTGAAATTCACCAGGCCCTTGAGGTACAGGGCGTAGTCCGCCGCGGGGCTTGCCGGGTGCAGCTTGAGGAAGCGGTCCAGCGTGGCGACGGCCTGGGCCTTTTCGCCGCCCTTGTACTGGGCATAGGCCTTGTCGAGCTGGGCCTGCTGGGCCAGCGGGGTGCCGGCCGCACGGCCTTCGAGCTTCTCGAACAGGGGCACGGCCTTGTCGTAGCCGCCGCTGTTGAGTTCGTCGCGCGCTTCGGAATAGATGCGGTCGGTGGACCAGCCAGCGGTCTTGTCCTCGGGGGTGCTGGAGCAGCCCGCCAGCAGGCCGGCGGCCAGCAAGGCCGAAAGGAGGGGCAAGGGAGCACGCAGCATGGCAAACAGCTTTCTGGCGATGGTGTTTCGGGGTGCGGATGGCCGGGACCGCGGTTCGGGCCAAAGGGGCATTGTACTGGCCTGCCATGGCGCTTCGATGGGGGATTGGCGCGCGTCGCGGCAAGGGGCGGGACGGGTTCCTACAATGGCGGACATGTTTGTTCACCTGCGCCTGCACACCGAATTTTCCGTCGTCGACGGCACCACCCGCATCGACGAACTGGCCAAGGCCGCCGCGGCCGACCGCCAGCCCGCGATGGCGATCACCGATCTCAATAACCTGTTCGGCGCGATCAAGTTCTACAAGGAAAACCGCGGCAAGGGCGTCAAGCCCGTGCTCGGCGCCGAGATCTTCCTGGAGGACCCCGCGGGGGGGGCCCCTCGCGCCTGTTGCTGCTGGTGCAGGGCAAGCAGGGCTACCTCAATATCTCTGAACTGCTGGCACGTGCGTGGACTCGCAACGTGGTCAAGAACCTGGCCGTGTGCACCTGGGCCTGGCTGGAGGAGCTGAATGAGGGACTCATCGCCCTGGCGGGTGCCCAGGCCGGCCCTGTGGGGCAGGCGCTGGTGCGCGGCGATGAATCGGGCGCGGCCGCGATGGCCCTGCGCCTGGCGGGGATCTTTCCGCACCGTTTTTACATCGAGATACAGCGCGCCGGCCGCTCCGACGACGAATCCCATGTGACCGCCGCCGTGCAGCTTGCGGCGCGGCTGAATCTGCCGGTGGTGGCGACCCATCCCGTGCAGTTCGCCACCGAGGACGACTACGAGGCCCATGAGGCGCGCGTGTGCATCGCCGAGGGCGAGATCCTGGCCAATCCCCGGCGGGTGCGGCGCTTCACGCGCGAGCAGTACTTCAAGTCCGCCGCGCAGATGCAGGCACTGTTCGCCGACGTGCCCTCGGCCATCGAAAACACGGTGGAGATCGCCAAGCGCTGCAACCTCACCCTGGTGCTGGGCAAGCCGCGTCTGCCGGACTTTCCCACGCCCAACGGCATGCCCATCGAGGAGTACTTCCGCTACGCCTCGCACGAGGGACTCAAGGAGCGGCTGGCCCACCTGTTTCCGAACGAGGCACAGCGCGAGGCGCAGCGCCCGCGCTACGAAGAGCGGCTGGAGTTCGAGCTGGGCACCATCCTCAAGATGGGCTTTCCGGGCTACTTCCTCATCGTGGGCGACTTCATCCAGTGGGCCAAGAACAATGGCTGCCCCGTGGGCCCGGGCCGGGGCTCGGGCGCCGGCTCGCTCGTGGCCTACGCGCTCAAGATCACCGACCTCGATCCGCTGCAGTACAACCTGCTGTTCGAGCGCTTCCTGAACCCGGAGCGGGTGTCCATGCCCGACTTCGACATCGATTTCTGCCAGTCCAACCGCGACCGCGTGATTGACTACGTGAAGGAGAAGTACGGCAAGGACGCCGTGAGCCAGATCGCCACGTTCGGCACCATGGCGGCCAAGGCCGCCATCCGCGACGTGGGCCGCGTCATGGACATGAGCTACACCTTCTGCGACGGCATCTCCAAGCTGGTGCCGGGCAAGCCGGGCATGTCTTACACGCTGGCCTACCCGCCCGAGCAGAAGAAAGAGGGCGACAAGAACAACTACGCCCTCGAGCTCGAGCCCATGCTCTACGAGCGCGTGCGCAAGGAGGAGGACGTCAAGACCATCATCGAGATGGCGCAGAAGCTCGAAGGCATGACCCGCAACATCGGCATGCACGCCGGGGGCGTGCTGATCGCGCCGGGCAAGCTCACCGACTTCTGCCCGCTGTACCAGCAGCCCGGCAGCGAGTCGGCCGTGAGCCAGTACGACAAGGACGATGTGGAGGCCATCGGCCTCGTGAAGTTCGACTTTCTGGGCCTGGCCACGCTCACGATCCTGGAGATCGCGCGCGAGTTCATCATGAAGCGCCACAAGGGGCAGGAGAACTTCGCGTTCGAGAACATCCCCTCGACGACGGGCCGACCTACCGGCTGTTCTCCGAGGGCAAGACCGAGGCCGTGTTCCAGTTTGAAAGCCGCGGCATGCAGGGCATGCTCAAGGAGGCCAAGCCGAGCCGGCTGGAGGACCTGATCGCCCTGAACGCGCTCTACCGCCCGGGCCCGATGGACCTGATCCCCAGCTTCGTGAACCGCAAGCACGGCAAGGAGGTGGTGGAGTATCCCCACCCCTGGTCGAGCCCGTGCTGGCCGAGACCTACGGGATCATGGTCTACCAGGAGCAGGTGATGCAGACCGCCCAGGTGCTGGGCGGCTACAGCCTGGGCGGCGCCGACATGCTGCGCCGGGCCATGGGCAAGAAGAAGGCCGAGGAGATGGCCGAGCACCGTGCCATCTTCCGAAAGGGCGCGGCCGAGAAGGGCATCGACCAGGACAAGGCCGATGAAGTGTTCGACCTGATGGAGAAGTTCGCGGGCTACGGCTTCAACAAGTCGCACGCCGCCGCCTACTCGCTGCTGGCCTACCACACGGGCTGGCTCAAGGTGCACTACACGGCCGAGTTCTTCTGCGCGAACATGACCGTGGAAATGGACGACACCGACAAGCTCAAGGTGCTGTTCGAGGACGCGCAGAAGATGGGCCTGTCGTTCGAGCCGCCGGACGTGAACCGGGGCGTCTACCGCTTCGAGCCCGTGACCGACAAGGTGATCCGCTACGGCCTGGGGGCCGTCAAGGGCACGGGCCAGCAGGCGATCGAGGCGATCGTGGCCGCGCGGGAAGGCCGGGGCGCGGGGCCGCAGGGCGGCACCGTGGGCCGTTCACGAGCCTGTTCGACTTCTGCGTGCGCGTGGACCGTACGCGGCTGAACAAGCGCACGCTGGAGGCGCTCATCAAGGCCGGGGCGTTCGACGCGATGAACATGAACCGCGCGTCGCTCGTCGCGTCGATCGACCGGGCTTTCGACTTTGCCAATGCCACGCTGGCCAACGCCAACCAGGGCGGCCTGTTCGACATGATGGGCGAGGATGCGCACGGATCCAGCACCCAGGAGCCCGATCTGGTCGAGGCGCTGCCCTGGGGCGTGAAGGAGCGGCTCATGCAGGAGAAGACCGCCGTGGGCTTCTACCTGTCGGGCCACCTGTTCGACGAGGTTGCCCAGGAGGTGCGCCGCTTCGTGCGTACCCAGATCGACGACCTGAAGGACAGCCGCGAGCCGCAGCTGCTCGCCGGCATCATCAGCGATTTTCGGGTGATCAACGGACAGCGCGGCAAACTGGCGCTGTTCAAGCTGGACGACAAGTCGCGCGTGATCGAGGCATCCGCCGACGAGGCGATGATCAACGCCTACCGCGACCAGCTCAAGGAGGATGAGTTCATCGTGGTGAGCGGCCGCCTGCAGCTCGACCATTTCAGCGGCGGGTTGCGCGTCAAGGTGCAGCAGGTGTGGGACCTGGCCTCGGCGCGCTGCAAGTTCGGCCGTTACCTGCAGGTGAGCGTGGGCGACAGGGTGCCCGATGTCATGCGGCTGCTGCGGGAGTTCCCCCCGTGCGCGAGTCCACGCAGGAGGGCGATCTGCTGCACGGCCTGCGAGTGCGCCTGGGCCTGCGCTGCGAGTCGGAGCAGGGCGCAGCCACGACGGAACTGCAGCTCGGGGATTCAAGCCGGTTCTTTCCCTCCGACGCCGCCCTGGCCGCCTGGGTGGCCCAGGTGGGCACCGGCGTGGCGGCCGTGGTATATGACTGAGGGGGCGGGGTTCCGGGCCCCTCCGGACGGTCTGCCGGAGGCTCGGCGGGGCATCGCTTGAAAAACGGCGATGCGTCGCCACATTTCCTTGCGAAAGTGGCCTTCGTGGCTCGCTAGAATGAAATTCATGGCAACTAAACCACCTTCCAATCCCCCGGCGCCTCCCGTTCGTGGGCCGGCCGTGGACGACGGCGGTTCGGTCGTGCTCGAGCGGCGTACGCAGCGGACCCAGCCGCCCCAGATGTACCAGGTGGTCATGCTCAACGATGACTACACCCCCATGGAGTTCGTCATCGTGGTGCTGCAGGAGTTTTTCGGCAAGGACCGGGAGACGGCCACCCAGATCATGCTCAAGATCCACCTCGACGGAAAAGGCGTGTGCGGCGTGTATTCGCGCGATGTGGCGGCGACCAAGGTCGAGCAGGTGCTCGATGCGGCCCACAAGGCGGGCCATCCACTGCAGGCGGTGAGTGAGCCTGTTGAATAAAAGGCCTTTGGTCCCGATCTAAAGTTATCCCCAACACGCAAGCACAAAGGAGTTCTCAAATGATTGCCCAGGAACTGGAAGTCAGCTTGCACATGGCCTTTGTCGAGGCCCGCCAGCAGCGCCACGAGTTCATCACCGTGGAGCATCTGTTGCTTGCACTGCTTGATAACCCCAGCGCAGCCGAGGTGCTGCGCGCATGCTCGGCCAACATCGATGATCTGCGCGCATCGTTGTCCAACTTCATCAAGGACAACACGCCCCAGGTGGCCGGCACCGACGAGGTGGACACGCAGCCCACGCTGGGCTTCCAGCGTGTGATCCAGCGCGCCATCATGCACGTGCAGTCCACCGGCAACGGCAAGAAGGAAGTCACGGGCGCCAACGTGCTCGTGGCCATCTTCGGCGAGAAGGACTCGCACGCCGTGTACTACCTGCACCAGCAGGGCGTGACGCGCCTGGACGTGGTCAACTTCATCGCCCACGGCATCAAGAAGGGCGAGCCGCCGGAGCCCGCCAAGGCCGAGAACCAGGCCGAGGGCGAGGAAGGCGGCGGCGGCGAGCGCAACGAGAAGGCCTCGCCCCTGGAGCAGTACACGCAGAATCTCAACCAGTCGGCCAAGGACGGCAAGATCGATCCACTGATCGGCCGCAACTACGAGGTCGAGCGCACCATCCAGATCCTGTGCCGCCGGCGCAAGAACAACCCCCTGCTGGTGGGCGAGGCCGGCGTGGGCAAGACCGCCATTGCCGAGGGCCTGGCCTGGCGCATCACCCAGAACGACGTGCCCGAGATCCTGGCCGAGGCCACCGTGTACTCGCTCGACATGGGTGCGCTGCTGGCGGGCACCAAGTACCGGGGTGATTTCGAGCAGCGCCTCAAGGGCGTGCTCAAGTCGCTCAAGGACAAGCCCAACGCCATCCTGTTCATCGACGAGATCCACACGTTGATCGGCGCGGGCGCCGCATCGGGCGGCACGCTGGACGCGTCCAATCTGCTCAAGCCGGCGCTCTCGAGCGGCCAGCTCAAGTGCATCGGCGCGACCACCTTCACCGAGTACCGCGGCATCTTCGAGAAGGATGCGGCACTGTCGCGGCGCTTCCAGAAGGTGGACGTGGTGGAGCCCACGGTGGCCGAGACCATCGAGATCCTCAAGGGGCTCAAGTCCCGCTTCGAGGAGCACCACAGCGTCAAGTACGCCACTGCCGCGCTGCAGGCGGCCGCCGAGCTGTCGGCCAAGTACATCAACGACCGCCATCTGCCCGACAAGGCCATCGACGTGATCGACGAGGCCGGTGCGGCCCAGCGCATCCTGGTGGCCAGCAAGCGCAAGAAGACCATCGGCAAGACCGAGATCGAGGAGATCGTCGCCAAGATCGCCCGCATCCCGCCTGCCAACGTCTCCAACGATGACCGTAGCAAGCTGCAGACCATCGAGCGCGACTTGAAGAGCGTGGTGTTCGGCCAGGACAAGGCCCTGGAGGTGCTCGCCTCGGCCGTCAAGATGGCTCGCTCGGGCCTGGGCAAGGGCGACAAGCCGATCGGCTCCTTCCTGTTCTCCGGCCCCACGGGCGTGGGCAAGACCGAGGCCGCCAAGCAGCTCGCCTACATCATGGGCATCGAGCTGATCCGCTTCGACATGTCGGAGTACATGGAGCGCCATGCCGTGAGCCGCCTGATCGGCGCGCCCCCGGGCTACGTGGGCTTCGACCAGGGCGGCCTGCTGACCGAGGCCATCACGAAGAAGCCGCACGCCGTGCTGCTGCTCGACGAAATCGAGAAGGCGCACCCGGACATCTTCAACGTGCTGCTGCAGGTCATGGACCACGGCACGCTGACGGACAACAACGGGCGCAAGGCCGACTTCCGCAACGTCATCATCATCATGACGACGAATGCGGGCGCCGAGACCATGAACAAGGCCACGATCGGCTTCACCAACCCGCGCCAGGCGGGCGACGAAATGGGCGACATCAAGCGCCTGTTCTCGCCCGAATTCCGCAACCGGCTGGATGCCATCGTGAACTTCAAGGCGCTCGACGAGCAGATCATCCTGCGCGTGGTGGACAAGTTCCTGCTGCAGCTCGAGACCCAGCTCGCCGAGAAGAAGGTGGAGGTCACCTTCACCGACAACCTGCGCAAGCACCTGGCGAAGAAGGGCTTCGATCCGCT contains:
- a CDS encoding ATP-dependent DNA helicase produces the protein MTPLAAAVEAAFAPQGPLARADEHFRPRSGQTAMALAVARTIGQGGVLVAEAGTGVGKTFSYLVPALLSGERLLVSTATKALQDQLHARDLPRLLGALGLPLRSALLKGRASYLCLHRLEHARQGGAAHDPQVLRALALVETWARGTRSGDLAELPGLDERSPVIPLVTSTRENCLGTPCPHWNACHVNQARKEAMAADVVVVNHHLFFADLAVRESGMAELLPTVRVVVFDEAHQLNETGVQFLGLQTGTGALIAYARDVLRTGLEAARGFADWLILSGNLERATRDLRLTAGRHAPGSRLPWPGREPQGVSAVAWQPALDAVAHACHALVSALDGVQEMAPDLARLRVRGAELMERMAGFTRPCGPDAVRWLDIGTQLRFVESPLDIAQTVRSRLLGVGEGTTGEAVAPRRAWIFTSATLGDDAGLRWFTEPCGLEDAEILRVDSPFDYARQSALYVPRGMPHPADPAHSLQVAALAGEAAGRLGGRTLVLTTTLKALHAIGAALQQRLQGAGIEVLVQGQWPKHRLLERFRQGSAAGRAGCVLVASASFWEGVDVPGDALQLVVIDKLPFPPPGDPLVDARSQRLEAAGRSAFRDYALPEATVALKQGAGRLIRHESDRGILVVCDPRLLGMGYGKRLLAALPPMRRLADGGAFDAALEALTRTSTTDCSAP
- a CDS encoding outer membrane protein assembly factor BamD, whose translation is MLRAPLPLLSALLAAGLLAGCSSTPEDKTAGWSTDRIYSEARDELNSGGYDKAVPLFEKLEGRAAGTPLAQQAQLDKAYAQYKGGEKAQAVATLDRFLKLHPASPAADYALYLKGLVNFNDNLGMFSWLSRQDLSERDQKAAKDSFESFRELTTRFPDSRYAQDARQRMTYIVNSLAQYEVHVARYYYERGAYVAAIGRAQQAIADYEGVPALEEALYILVRSYDALGMTQLRDDAMRVMDASYPQSAYAKGGFKARSNPWWKFW
- the clpS gene encoding ATP-dependent Clp protease adapter ClpS, with the translated sequence MKFMATKPPSNPPAPPVRGPAVDDGGSVVLERRTQRTQPPQMYQVVMLNDDYTPMEFVIVVLQEFFGKDRETATQIMLKIHLDGKGVCGVYSRDVAATKVEQVLDAAHKAGHPLQAVSEPVE
- the clpA gene encoding ATP-dependent Clp protease ATP-binding subunit ClpA, translated to MIAQELEVSLHMAFVEARQQRHEFITVEHLLLALLDNPSAAEVLRACSANIDDLRASLSNFIKDNTPQVAGTDEVDTQPTLGFQRVIQRAIMHVQSTGNGKKEVTGANVLVAIFGEKDSHAVYYLHQQGVTRLDVVNFIAHGIKKGEPPEPAKAENQAEGEEGGGGERNEKASPLEQYTQNLNQSAKDGKIDPLIGRNYEVERTIQILCRRRKNNPLLVGEAGVGKTAIAEGLAWRITQNDVPEILAEATVYSLDMGALLAGTKYRGDFEQRLKGVLKSLKDKPNAILFIDEIHTLIGAGAASGGTLDASNLLKPALSSGQLKCIGATTFTEYRGIFEKDAALSRRFQKVDVVEPTVAETIEILKGLKSRFEEHHSVKYATAALQAAAELSAKYINDRHLPDKAIDVIDEAGAAQRILVASKRKKTIGKTEIEEIVAKIARIPPANVSNDDRSKLQTIERDLKSVVFGQDKALEVLASAVKMARSGLGKGDKPIGSFLFSGPTGVGKTEAAKQLAYIMGIELIRFDMSEYMERHAVSRLIGAPPGYVGFDQGGLLTEAITKKPHAVLLLDEIEKAHPDIFNVLLQVMDHGTLTDNNGRKADFRNVIIIMTTNAGAETMNKATIGFTNPRQAGDEMGDIKRLFSPEFRNRLDAIVNFKALDEQIILRVVDKFLLQLETQLAEKKVEVTFTDNLRKHLAKKGFDPLMGARPMQRLIQDTIRRALADELLFGRLTEGGRLTVDIVAKTDDKGVETHEVLLDIQPLPKKERPAKSEPAEPEEATAD